The nucleotide window ACAAATGAGATGGGGGAGCCGGTAAAGCCGGGAAGCTATGAGCCAGAAAATGACATAAGGTTTCTTGAAAGGGAAATTGACATGTGGTACCTTGGAATACTGAACAAGGGATGGGACAGATTCTGCAAATTAATAAAAATGGAGAACAAGGACAGCGTAAAGGAGATTGCGAAGCAGTTCTCAGGGCTTAAAGTTACAGAGGACATTGTAAAGGAGAGCATGAGAAAGCTGAATCTCGAGCCAGACCTTACCAGATGGAGCGAGAGGAACCTTTTTGATTTCGCAGTTGAGTTACGGTTAAGGACTAAACCAATGATAATCGCGGCAAACAAGATTGATGTCCCAGGAGCAGATGAAAACTTAAGGCGGGTAAAAGAGCTCTTCCCGAATTACCTGATAATACCCTGCAGCGCAGAGTCAGAGGTTGCGCTTAAAGAGGCATCCAAGCACGAACTCATAAAATACATACCTGGAAACAGGGATTTTGAGATAATAAAAAAAGAAAAGCTCTCGCAAAGCCAGATTAACGCCCTTGAATTCATAAGAAAAGAGGTGATGCAGAAGCACAGCGGAACAGGGGTTCAGAACGCAATTAACGAGGCAGT belongs to Candidatus Woesearchaeota archaeon and includes:
- a CDS encoding redox-regulated ATPase YchF, which gives rise to MLVGVVGKPNCGKSTLFKAFTLADVLIADYPFATIKPNHGIGYVRVECADKFFGTQCNPREGFCIEHNRFVPIELLDVAGLVPGAYEGKGMGNQFLDDLRQADALIHVIDISGGTNEMGEPVKPGSYEPENDIRFLEREIDMWYLGILNKGWDRFCKLIKMENKDSVKEIAKQFSGLKVTEDIVKESMRKLNLEPDLTRWSERNLFDFAVELRLRTKPMIIAANKIDVPGADENLRRVKELFPNYLIIPCSAESEVALKEASKHELIKYIPGNRDFEIIKKEKLSQSQINALEFIRKEVMQKHSGTGVQNAINEAVFGLLKCIAIFPGGINKLTDQYGRVLPDCFLMPPKTTALGFAYKIHTDFGENFIRAIDVKKRLTVGKDYPLHHGDVVEIVSGK